The following DNA comes from Cytophagales bacterium.
TGTTGCTGTTGTTGTTAATCTTTCCCGGAGACCAGTTCTAAGGATCAGAACGCACTCCATTCCTTTTTTCTTTTCCTGACAAAACTTTTCGTTCAAACATGAACTTCGAGACGAACGCCGTACGTACCCAGATTGAAAATGCACTCCACAGGGAGCATTCTTCTCCGATTTACATGACTAGTAGCTTCACCTTTGCCGATGCAGAGGAAGCGAGGGCCATGTTTGCAGATGAAGTCCCTGGCAATATCTACTCGCGATATTCCAACCCTAATACATCGGAATTTATCGATAAACTTTGCTTGTTAGAAAAAGCGGAAGACGGTATTGCCACAGCAACAGGCATGTCTGCTATGTTCACGAGCATTGCTGGCTACTTGCAAAAAGGGGATCATATTCTGGCTTCAAGAGCTGTTTTTGGGTCTACTCACCAGCTGTTCACTTCTATCTTGCCAAAATGGGGCATTGAACATACTTACTTCAATCTTCATCGTCCGGAAAAGATAGAGAGCCTGATCCAGCCCAATACGAAAATGATTTTTGTAGAATCTCCAAGTAATCCAGGATTGGATATTATTGATCTGGAGCACTTAGGTAATCTGGCCAACAAATACGGAATTGTTTTGAACGTGGACAATTGTTTTGCAACTCCTTACCTGCAAAACCCTATCGATTATGGCGCCACATTGGTCACACATTCTGCAACCAAATTCATTGATGGACAGGGCCGTTCTTTGGGCGGTGCCATCGTCGGAAAAAGGGAAATTATTGAAGAAATACGGTTTTTCGCGCGCCACACTGGTCCCAGTCTTTCCCCATTTAATGCGTGGTTACTGAGCAAAAGTCTGGAGACCCTGGCCGTGCGAATGGATCGCCACTGCGACAATGCACACAAAATAGCAAAATATTTAGAGGGTCATGAGGAACTAGAATTGGTAAAATATCCTTTTCTCGAAAGTCATCCGCAATATGACCTTGCTCGCAAGCAAATGAAACATGGTGGGGGACTTGTTTCGATCATCGTGAAAGGTGGAATCGAACGTGGCGTGAAATTTTTGAGCAGTTTGAAACTTTTGAGTTTGACGGCCAATTTGGGAGACACCCGTACGACGGTGACCCATCCGGCCAGCACCACTCACTCGAAACTGACCGAAGAAGAGCGTAGCAGTGTAGGGATCGCGCCTGGTCTGGTACGTATCTCTGCAGGGTTGGAAGACATAAATGACATTGTACAAGATATAGAACAAGCACTGACTGTAAGTGCAGATGTGATAGTGACATGATGCAATTGGCAAAACATATATGTAGGCAAGAAATGACAATCTGTTGTTGTCCATGTTGCTGTACAACCAAAATAAAATACCGTTAAGTGAGTTATAAAATGATTTTTATAAGACCCTGACGGTAAATCGTCAGGGTTTTTTTATGTCAAAATATTGAAAAACAAAGCATGAGTACCGAATTCGACACCTTATCCCCAGCTGCACAGCGCGACATCATCGAGCTGCAAGACAAGATAGATCGCTTCAAAAAAGGCGAAATCCCAGAAGAACGCTTCAAGGCTTTTCGATTGACCAGAGGCGTTTATGGTCAGCGACAACAAGGCGTGCAAATGTTCAGGATCAAGCTCCCTTTTGGAAAGATCAATCCAACACAAATCCGTGCCATGGCAGACCTGGCGGAAGAATTCGGTCACGGCAATTTGCATCTCACCACACGCCAGAACATACAGATGCACTATGTGGATGTGGCCAATTCGCCCCGCATTTGGGAGGTGTTGGAATCCGTTGGTGTGACTGCCCGTGAAGCTTGCGGTAATACCGTACGTAACATTACCGCCAGTCCCTATGCTGGCATTGATCCTGATGAACCTTTTGATGTATCTCCCTATGCGCATGCTGTATTCGAGTACTTCTTGCGCAATCCCATCTGCCAGGACATGGGCCGTAAGATCAAAATGGCTTTCTCTTCCTCAGAAAAGGACTCAGCCTTCACTTATATCCATGATTTCGGTTTCATCCCAAAAGTGATTGAAGTGCAGGGAAAACAAAAAAGAGGCTTCCGGGTGGTTGTCGGTGGCGGCTTGGGTGCACAAGCTTTTGTTGCTGAAACGGCCTATGAATTTCTGGAAGAAGAAAAACTGATCCCGTTCATCGAAGCAGGTTTGCGAGTATTTGACCGTCACGGCGAAAGAGAAAGAAGAAATAAAGCACGTCTGAAATTCCTGATTGATCCCAAAAAAGGCCTCGGGCTTGAAAAATTCCTGCAACTCGTAGAGGAAGAACGTCAATCTTTGCCCAATCAGGTGATCTGGATTGATCGGGAAACAGTACCCAATGAAATTCCTGATGCCACCACCATTGAAGCAAAACAGACCTCTTCTCCAGCATTTGAACAGTGGCTAAAAGCCAATGTAATTGAGCAAAAACAGGCTGGTTTTTACGCCGCTAAGATCAAAGTTCCTTTAGGCGATCTGAAGGTAGCAAAAGCAAGAAAGTTTGCAGATTTAGTGGAGAAATGGGCCTCTAATGATGCGAGGCTTACCATTAATCAAGGCGTTTTGCTCAAATTCCTCCGCAAGGAAGAATTACTGGGCTTATTCCATGACTTACAGGCATTAGAGCTTGGTAACAGTGGTTTTGAAAGCCTCGGAGACATCATCGCGTGCCCGGGGACGGATACCTGTAACCTTGCCGTGACCAATAGCACAGACCTCACCACAGAACTGGAAAAACTGATCCAAAACGAGTTTCCACATTTGATTGATGAAGCCAACATCCAGATCAAGATCAGTGGATGCATGAATTCCTGTGGCCAGCACATGATCGCCAACATTGGGTTCCATGGCAGCAGTATCAAATACCAGGGTAAAGTCTCTCCTGCTCAGCAAGTGGTATTAGGCGGAGGAGTCGACCCGGAGGGACGTGGATTCATCGCTGAAAAAGTGATCAAGGTACCCACCAAACGAGTGCCTGATACCGTCCGAAATTTGCTCCTGGATTATGAAGCCAACGCAACCGAAGAAGAGTACTTCAATCAGTACTTCCAGCGCAAGGGCAAAATGTATTTCTATGAGTTACTGAAGCCTTTGGCCGATCTGTCTACACTGAATGAGGAAGGTTTTCAGGATTGGGGTCGTGAGGTTTCCTTCACTCCGGAAATTGGTGTCGGGGAATGTGCCGGTGTGGTACTTGATCTGGTCAGTACCATCGTAGGAGATGCGCAGGAAAAAGCGACCTGGGGAAGAGAAGCACTAAATGAGGGTAAGTGGTCCGGTGCCATTTATCATGCGTACAGCGCCATGGTTATCGGAGCGAAAGCCTTGCTGTTACATGAAGAAATTCAGTGCAACACCCACAACCAGATCATCAATACTTTTCAGGAAAAACTAGTAGCCGAAGGAAATTTCAACAGTGTCAGTGATTTCCCTGAGACAGTACTTCAGATCAATAAGCATGAGCCTTCCGAAGGTTTTGCAAATGAATATTTAGCCACTGCAGAAGCATTCATGGCTGAAGTATTGAACTATCGCGAGGTTCAACAAGGAGAAAAATTAGTCATCAGCAACTTCTACAAAGCATAACATGGATCAGTCAAAACTTACCTTAGTCGGTGCGGGGCCCGGAGACCCGGAATTGATCACACTCAAAGGTGTGAATGCCCTTCAACAGGCAGATGTAGTACTTTACGATGCCCTGGTCAATCCTGAATTATTGCAACATGCACCGGAGGCTGAGCACATTCCTGTCGGCAAACGAGCCGGCAAAGCCAGTGTTAAGCAGCAAACCATCAACCAATTGATCGTGGAACATGCCCTGCAAGGCAAGCACGTCGTTCGGTTGAAAGGTGGTGATCCCTTTCTTTTCGCCAGGGGTTTTGAAGAGTTGGAATATGCACGATCCTTTGGTATTGAAGTAAACTCCGTGGTAGGCGTGAGCAGCTTGCATCTTCCGGGCATGTATGGGATTCCGCTCACCTTAAGAGGGGTCAACCAGAGCATCAACATCGTGACGGCCACAACCTCGGAGGGAACATTGAGTAATGAAGTAGAGCAAGCGGCAAAACATGCAGCGACCACAGTATTCTTCATGGGTTTCAACAAACTAGAGCAGATCGTTGACCACTACCTGACTCACCGCCCAGCAGATCTACCTGTAGCCGTCATTGGTCGTGGGTCGTTGGAGGATGCATTTGTCTACCAATCCACCGTCGGAGAAATCGTTACAGAATTGAAGGATGTCAAAGTGCCTTCTCCTGCTTTGTTGTTGTTCGGAGAAGTCGCTGGTGTAAGATATGGTGAGATCCTGTCAGATGTAGAAAGCCAAATCACCCGTGTAGCATGAGTCAGGAGCATCTGCAAAATCACCTTTTCCCCATCTTCCTGAAACTACGGGAAGTACCTACTCTGCTGGTAGGAGGTGGAAATGTAGGTCTGGAAAAACTGGAGGCCTTGTTGAAAAATGATGCAGAGGCACTGGTACACATTGTGGCCCCGGAGATCCGGGAAGAAATTCAGGAGCTCGCAAAGGCTCATCAAGGAATAACCCTGGAATTCCGTGTTTTCGATCCTTCTGATCTGGACAACTTTCGAGTGGCCATTCTGGCAACTGATCAGCCAGAACTACACAAAGAAATCAAAGCTTTGGCGCTGATCAAAAAGGTGTTGGTGAATGTTGCTGATACGCCCGACCTATGTGATTTCTATCTAGGGTCAACGGTCAAAAAAGGTGCGTTAAAGATCGGGATCAGCACCAATGGCCAATCTCCTACCCTCGCCAAGCGGATTCGGGAATTGCTGGAGGAAGTGCTCCCGGATGATACCCCTCAATTACTCAAAAACTTAAAAGCCATTCGGGACCGACTCAAAGGTGACTTTGAATTCAAGGTCAATAAACTGAATGACATCACTACTAAAATGCTCAAGGACGATGAATGATTTTTTAACGGATATCGACCTCAATACGCTCAACAAGGAGTTTGAACCCTTGACGTTTCAGGAACGAATGACATTGCTGTTCGAAAAGTTTGACCCTGAAGAAATTCTAGTCACCACCTCTTTGGGCTCAACCTCTTCTATTTTGCTTCACTTATTGAGCAAGGCGGCTCCGGAGCATCCGGTCAATCTAATCAATACAGGCTATTTATTTGAGGAGACATTAACGCATCGCCGGAACATTGAACAAAAACTAGGCATCAATATCGTCGACGTAAAACCCTCAAAAAATAAACATGTCTTTACCCAGGAAAACAATTCCTGGAATCACAACAATGACCTTTGCTGCTTTGTGAACAAAGTCGAACCCATGAATCGCCTGAAAAAAGGGAAAAAGATCTGGATCTCCGGCGTACTCCGGTTTCAAAATGAAAACCGCAGGCACCTCAATATTTTTCATGATTCGGGGAATATCATCAAGTTCCATCCCATCATCGACATGAAGCAAGAGGACGTTGGATTGTACCATCAGGTATTTGATCTACCAGTAAATTCATTGTTCTATCAGGGGTACGGATCTATCGGCTGTCACCACTGTACTGCGAAAGGAGAAGGACGTGAAGGAAGATGGCTCAATGCACAAAAGACGGAATGCGGGCTACACCTTTGAAATAAGTCACCGAGAATTTTGGCCGACTGAACCAGTAAATTGTCGGTTGATCTAAGATTCACACATCTGGAATCCTATTGGAACAAATTAGCTTCCAAAAAAAGGATATGAATTTTTTCCGGAGAATTTTAGGCCTCAACACCGAGCAACCTTTTCAGTTGAAGTATAACAAGATGTTTGATGAATGGCAGGTATTCGAAGAAAAAAGAGTCGTTTACCAGGGCACCAAATCCCGCTGTAACAAATACATTAAGTTCATGACTTCTAAGTAATTGATTGTCATTTGGATGGATTTACTTTCATTCAACGACAAACACAGGTCAATTAACTAAAAACAACCAACGAAACACGGTGCGTGTAAGCGTCTCTTGATATATTGAATAAGTATACAACCAATCTTATTCTAAATCATGAGTACGCAGAAAATCGAGAAAGCCAACGGTCGTCGGCAATTTCTCAAATCCAGTATTGGCAGCGCCGCAGCTGTCACCTTACCCGCAAGTATGACCATGTGTGGCCCCAATGAAGAGGGAGCTGCACAATCTGCTCAAGGTCCGCAAGGCCCACGTTACCGTAAAAACGTCACGAGCTTAACCGCTCAGGAAAAAGCAGACTTTACCAATGGCATTCTTGAACTAAAAAGAGTACCTTCTCCTTTCTTCAAAAACAACCTGCTGAGCTATTATGATGGCTTGGTACGCATGCATCAGCTTGCGGTAATCCAGGCAAGGCAGCAGGGATTCGGTGTAGGACACAAATGCCCTTCTTTATTGCCATTCCACAGAAAACTGGTCCTTTTATTGGAAGATGGTCTGAGGTCAGTCACGGGAAAAGATATTGCAGTACCCTTTTGGGACTGGACAGATCCATCCAGTGTAGCAACGGTTTTCGCAGATGATTTCATGGGGCCAGCAACAGGGGACCCTAACAATGACTATGCGGTTACCTCTGGGCCATTCAAAAAAGGGGATTATGAATTGAACTTGATCACTGTTCCTGATGGAGACGAGGATTACCTTAACTTTTGCCCATTCCCATTCCTGACGCGTGCGGGTACCATTGGAGACAACAATCAGAAAACCAATATCAATAGCCAGTTGCCGCTTTTAGCAACTGTCGATTTGCCTACCAGTCTTGAAGTAAATGCGGCTATGGAAGTACCAAATTACGACATAGCACCCTTTGACCCTTCCGTAGATCGAGCGCAGAGCTTTAGAAACCATCTGGGCGGATGGAAAGGTCCCGGAGGTGCCCCGACCCTTCACAACGTTGTTCATACGTGGACTGGCGGTTCCTGGGAAAGCTGTTCTTACCGATACTATCCGGGAGCGAAAACTGCCACCATCACCAACTGTGATGGCGACGAAAAAGCATGGCCAGCCTGGATCACTGGAAAACGCTACTATGTAGGGACCATGCAGGCACTGCAAACTTCGGCCAATGATCCGGTATTCTTCATTCATCATGCCAATGTGGACCGAATTTGGGCCGAATGGCAAGCCAAGGAAGGTAATGGCGGCACCGATGGTTACCCAAAACAAGGAGCCGAAGGACTACAAGCAGGCTGGGGTCCTGATGATGAAATCGCCCCTTATGCTGCGCATAAAGATGTTCCTGAAATGACCAAAACAGGCATCACAAACGCATCTATGTTGGACATAGAGAAGTTAGGTTATTCTTACGAGCCAGTGTAACCTTTAGTTATTAAGTGCTCTTCACTGATCATATGAAAGGCTATCGAAATCGGTAGCCTTTTTTTATCTGCACTTGATCGCTATTTATTTAATCATCCCTCTCACTCGCGGATCTCGGAGCCACAAAGCCAGCCACATCACCACCCCGAAAATGGCGGGAAATACGGTATTGAATACAGGGTCCTGATGGATGACGTGTGTAGCAACCGCCCCGCCCAGCCAGGCTGTTAAAAAAAGCGCGCCAATCACCGCCGTTCTCGGAATGGCATATAAAATGGTAGACAGCAATAGTGCCACTCCCAGTTTAAATACCGTGTGCTCCATATAACCAAAGGCTACGGCATTTTGCACGGCTTCTTCATTCTCCATCAAATTCATCGCCGCTCCCATAACAAACATCACAACGATGATTCCTTGCAAAATGTAGGAAGTCCATAAAAGCACTTTAGGGATTGTTTGATCTGACATGTCGATTTAGATAGGTTAGTACCTCTCAAATTAGTCTTTTTTCCTCAATCCAATGATCTCCGCTAATCAGACAATTGTCTGATCAACTCAGCTTGTTCCGGAAATTGAGTGATCAATGCTTCTTGATCGGCCGCTTTAAAATCAGAAAAATCAAAACCTGGAGCCATAGTTGTTCCCATCAGAGCAAAACTTCCACCCTCCTGTAAGTACGATCCCTGCCAGGTTCTCCCTGGGACCTTGTACTGAACTTGATGACCTTTTAGTATGTCCTGACCCAATGTGATCAACTCAGATGTCCCTGTTTCGAATAAATTGAGCATGGTAACCGGATCACCCAAATAAAAATGAAAAATCTCATCAGTTGGAAGCCAATGCAAAGCAGACTGGGTATCGGGAGTCAGTAAGTAATAAATAGCGGTGTAAATAGCCTTATCTTCGTCATAATCCACTTTAAAATGCTTTTTATCAATGATTTCATCGGCTCGATGGGTTTGTCGGTAATACCCCCCTTCCACAGGAAGTGGTTGAAGTTCCAAATAGTCAATTACTTCCTGAGCGTTCATAGGCTTATCAATAGCGTTTTTTAACACCTTTCCTTAAAATGAACTTAACCATTTTTTGTATTACTTCTTCGCAAAATATTGCTATTTTGGGAGACACTCTTAAAATAGCCATACATGTATTCCGCCAACTTTAGAAGAGCTCTAGGCTTCTTAACAGTCGTATTCACTCTTTTCATTTCTTTCTCTATTTCAGCACAAAACAATGCCCTGGATTTTGATGGTTCCAACGATGTAGTCACAACCAGTGATTTCTTCGAATTTCGAACAGATTATACGGTGGAAGCATGGGTGAATACCACTGCAACTACAGGTATGATTGTTAGCAAGTGGGATGCAGGAGATGGAAACTCTACCTTCAGTTTGCAATTATCAAGTGGAAGGCCTTGGGCGAGCAATAATGAGGCCCCTTTTAGTTTCGTGTCTTCGATAACAATCAATGATGGAAATTGGCACCATATAGCCGTAACCTATGATCTCAGCGCAACTACAATCACCATGTATGTGGATGGAATCCTGGATATAACCAATTCATCGGCAGGTGTCAATGGCACGCAGAATGATATCAATATAGCCATTGGTGCCGAAGCAGATGGAGGTACCCCACTGGATGGCACTATTGATGAAGTTAGAATATGGAATGATGTCAGGACCGACGAAGAACTCGCTTTAAATATGAACCATGAACTTTCAGGATCGGAATCAGGACTTATTGCCTATTACAATTTCAATCAGGGAACAGCGGGAGGTTCCAATGGTTCTTTTACTTCATTGCCTGACGAATCCACGAATTCCAATACAGGGACCTTGAGTAATTTCGTGCTTACTGGTTCATCTTCCAATTATTTATCTGGATTTTCGGCCACAAATCATGCCCTTGATTTTGATGGAACGAATGATTTTGTCAATGTAGCCTCACCGAATACGTCTTTTGGAACTGAAATATCTGTTGAAGCCTGGATCAACCTTGCAACCCTTACATCAGCCGAAGGAGTAATGGGGCAAAGTACGGCCAATAGTGATAATTCGGGGACAAATGTCTGGCTTCTGGGAAACATCGGGACCTCCGACGGATCACTTACTTTTTTCGTGTGGGACGGCAGCAATGTAAGGTCCGCAACGTCTACTACAGATTTTGCCGGAACTGGTTGGCATCATGTGGTCGGTGTGGCAGATGCCACCTCTACAAGGATATACGTCGATGGTACGTTAGAAGCATCTGGTACGGGTATCAGTTCAGGAGTTCAAAGTAATGGCAGCGCAATAGTGCATTTAGGAAAAGACTCCAGATATTCTTCCGCGAGATTTGCGGACGGCCTGATCGATGAAGTCCGAATATGGAGTGACGCTCGAACATGTTCCGAAATCCTATCTACCAAAGACGTGGAACTCACCGGATCAGAAACTGGCTTGGTTGCTTATTATAATTTTAATCATGGTTTCGCCTCAGGAACCAATTCCGGACTCACCACTCTCCCAGACCTAAGCGGAAACAATAGCGATGGAACCCTGACCAATTTTGCTTTATCGAGCACGTCTTCCAACTATCTCGATGGGTCTGGAAATAGCGTATCTGGAAATACCCCTGCTGCTCAACCCGAGATCAATGTGCAAGGCAACAGTAATGATATAACGGATGGATCTACAGCGATCAATGGCACTATCAACACAGATTTCGGAACACAGACCTCCTCCAATGCTATTGTTTACACGATTCAAAATACCGGATCAACCACTTTGACCATTTCCAGTATCACTGCAACCGGTACCAATGCCGGGGATTTTGTGATCAGTGGCGCTCCTACTACAGTCGCTTCTTCAGGCAGTGAAACCTTCACCGTCACATTTGGTCCGCTGGCTACTGGAACCCGAAACGCCACCATCAACATCAATTCGGATGATTGCGATGAAGCGGCTTACGACTTTGCCGTGCAAGGTGTTGGCGATACTAATCACGCCCTGGATTTTGACGGGTCGGATGATTTTGTTGCATTAACTAAAATCAATCTATTTACCGGGCTTAGCTACGAAGCATGGATCCGAACTACCAGCACCGACGCTACCTCAGGATATGCCGGTAATTCTGCGATAAATATTATCGGAGAACATACCAATGACATCTGGAACTCCTTTGGAGTACACGACGGAAAAGTCCGGTATTCACATTTCACAGGTTCATGGAATACATTGGAAAGTACAACTTCCGTCAATGATGGAAATTGGCACCATGTTGCGGTTACGCACAATCAAAGCACTGGAGAAGCAATCATCTACGTCGATGGAACTGCTGAGGGCACGTCCACAATCAGTTACGGTGCAGGTGGTGGTTCGGCTAAAGTTGGCTTAACTCGAATCGGCGGTAGTTATTCGGATGGCACGAATACCGCAGACTTTTTCGATGGGGATATTGACGAAGTTCGCGTATGGAACAACACTAGATCCTGTTCACAGATCTTAAGCACCAAAGATGTAGAGTTAACAGGCTCGGAATCTGGCCTGGTAGGTTATTACAATTTCAATCAAAATGATGCAGGAGGCACTAATACCGGTCAGACTACCCTGGATGACCTGACATCAAACAATAACGATGGAACCCTCACAGGGTTTAGTTTATCCGGCTCAACCTCCAACTGGATAGACGGCTCCGGAAATAATGTAAGCAATTCAACGACTCCTGCCGACCAGCCAGAGATCAACGTACAAGGCAACAGCAATGATATCGCCGACGGCTCTACTGCGATTAATGGCGCTATCAACACAGATTTCGGAACACAGACCTCCTCTAATGCCATTGTTTACACCATTCAAAATACAGGATCAACTACGCTAAACATATCCAGCATCACGTCAACAGGTACTAACGCGGGAGATTTTGTAATCAGTGGCGCTCCGACTACTGTCGCTTCTTCAGGCAGTGAAACCTTCACCGTCACATTTGGTCCGCTGGCTACTGGAACCCGAAACGCCACCATCAACATCAATTCGGATGATTGCGATGAAGCAGCTTATGACTTTGCAGTGCAGGGTGTTGGAGATACGAATCATGCCCTGGATTTTGATGGTGCCGACGATGATATCATTGTCTCAGGCTTCGCAGCTTCCACCGGAAGCTGGACTTATGAGTTTCTATTTTCACCGACAAGCACTTTGACTTCAGCGGATGCCCGAGAGGACCTTTTCTACTATAGTACGGGAGGTAGGCCGCACATTACTTTTAATAGACAGGGTAATGGGTCTATTGGTATACACACTGATATTGGTGGTTCACAGCAGGATATCACAACCACAACTACCACCTGGACCTCTGGTACGTGGTACCATATAGCCTTTAGCTATGATGGCACAGCTGTTAGAGCGTATGTGAATGGAACCGAAGAGAATAGTTTGAATGTCAGTGAGGCATCAAATGCGGCATCAACTTTAAATATCGGCTCTGCGGGTTCAACTAATTACTTCGCGGGACAAATGGATGAAGTCAGAATTTGGAGTGTGGCAAGAACATGCTCGGAAATTCTCTCAACGAAAGATGTGGAATTAACCGGATCAGAAACAGGCCTGGAATTGTATTACAATTTCAATCAAAATGAAGCCGGTGGAACTAATACCGGGCAAACCACCCTTGATGACCTCACTTCCAATAACAACGATGGAACCCTGACCGGTTTTGCATTGACTGGATCTACTTCCAACTGGGTGGATGGCTCCGGAAACAACGTGAGCAACTCAACGACTCCTGCCAATCAGCCCGAAATCAATGTTCAAGGCAACAACAATGATATTGCTGATGGCAGCACCACCATCAACACAACCATCGATACGGATTTTGGCATTAGCAGCAATGCGATTGTCTATACCATCCAAAATACAGGTACCGCCACGCTTAACATCAGCAGCATTACCTCAACGGGCACCAATTCCAGCGAATTTGTAGTCAGCGGAGTTCCAAGTACGATAGCTGCCTCAGGAAGTGAAACTTTTACCGTTACTTTCACCTCCGCAGGATCTGGAACGAGAATGGCCACCATTACCATTAACTCCGACGATTGTAACGAAGCAGCTTATGATTTTGC
Coding sequences within:
- a CDS encoding aminotransferase class I/II-fold pyridoxal phosphate-dependent enzyme, with translation MNFETNAVRTQIENALHREHSSPIYMTSSFTFADAEEARAMFADEVPGNIYSRYSNPNTSEFIDKLCLLEKAEDGIATATGMSAMFTSIAGYLQKGDHILASRAVFGSTHQLFTSILPKWGIEHTYFNLHRPEKIESLIQPNTKMIFVESPSNPGLDIIDLEHLGNLANKYGIVLNVDNCFATPYLQNPIDYGATLVTHSATKFIDGQGRSLGGAIVGKREIIEEIRFFARHTGPSLSPFNAWLLSKSLETLAVRMDRHCDNAHKIAKYLEGHEELELVKYPFLESHPQYDLARKQMKHGGGLVSIIVKGGIERGVKFLSSLKLLSLTANLGDTRTTVTHPASTTHSKLTEEERSSVGIAPGLVRISAGLEDINDIVQDIEQALTVSADVIVT
- a CDS encoding nitrite/sulfite reductase; translated protein: MSTEFDTLSPAAQRDIIELQDKIDRFKKGEIPEERFKAFRLTRGVYGQRQQGVQMFRIKLPFGKINPTQIRAMADLAEEFGHGNLHLTTRQNIQMHYVDVANSPRIWEVLESVGVTAREACGNTVRNITASPYAGIDPDEPFDVSPYAHAVFEYFLRNPICQDMGRKIKMAFSSSEKDSAFTYIHDFGFIPKVIEVQGKQKRGFRVVVGGGLGAQAFVAETAYEFLEEEKLIPFIEAGLRVFDRHGERERRNKARLKFLIDPKKGLGLEKFLQLVEEERQSLPNQVIWIDRETVPNEIPDATTIEAKQTSSPAFEQWLKANVIEQKQAGFYAAKIKVPLGDLKVAKARKFADLVEKWASNDARLTINQGVLLKFLRKEELLGLFHDLQALELGNSGFESLGDIIACPGTDTCNLAVTNSTDLTTELEKLIQNEFPHLIDEANIQIKISGCMNSCGQHMIANIGFHGSSIKYQGKVSPAQQVVLGGGVDPEGRGFIAEKVIKVPTKRVPDTVRNLLLDYEANATEEEYFNQYFQRKGKMYFYELLKPLADLSTLNEEGFQDWGREVSFTPEIGVGECAGVVLDLVSTIVGDAQEKATWGREALNEGKWSGAIYHAYSAMVIGAKALLLHEEIQCNTHNQIINTFQEKLVAEGNFNSVSDFPETVLQINKHEPSEGFANEYLATAEAFMAEVLNYREVQQGEKLVISNFYKA
- the cobA gene encoding uroporphyrinogen-III C-methyltransferase: MDQSKLTLVGAGPGDPELITLKGVNALQQADVVLYDALVNPELLQHAPEAEHIPVGKRAGKASVKQQTINQLIVEHALQGKHVVRLKGGDPFLFARGFEELEYARSFGIEVNSVVGVSSLHLPGMYGIPLTLRGVNQSINIVTATTSEGTLSNEVEQAAKHAATTVFFMGFNKLEQIVDHYLTHRPADLPVAVIGRGSLEDAFVYQSTVGEIVTELKDVKVPSPALLLFGEVAGVRYGEILSDVESQITRVA
- a CDS encoding bifunctional precorrin-2 dehydrogenase/sirohydrochlorin ferrochelatase, giving the protein MSQEHLQNHLFPIFLKLREVPTLLVGGGNVGLEKLEALLKNDAEALVHIVAPEIREEIQELAKAHQGITLEFRVFDPSDLDNFRVAILATDQPELHKEIKALALIKKVLVNVADTPDLCDFYLGSTVKKGALKIGISTNGQSPTLAKRIRELLEEVLPDDTPQLLKNLKAIRDRLKGDFEFKVNKLNDITTKMLKDDE
- a CDS encoding phosphoadenylyl-sulfate reductase, which codes for MNDFLTDIDLNTLNKEFEPLTFQERMTLLFEKFDPEEILVTTSLGSTSSILLHLLSKAAPEHPVNLINTGYLFEETLTHRRNIEQKLGINIVDVKPSKNKHVFTQENNSWNHNNDLCCFVNKVEPMNRLKKGKKIWISGVLRFQNENRRHLNIFHDSGNIIKFHPIIDMKQEDVGLYHQVFDLPVNSLFYQGYGSIGCHHCTAKGEGREGRWLNAQKTECGLHL
- a CDS encoding tyrosinase family protein yields the protein MSTQKIEKANGRRQFLKSSIGSAAAVTLPASMTMCGPNEEGAAQSAQGPQGPRYRKNVTSLTAQEKADFTNGILELKRVPSPFFKNNLLSYYDGLVRMHQLAVIQARQQGFGVGHKCPSLLPFHRKLVLLLEDGLRSVTGKDIAVPFWDWTDPSSVATVFADDFMGPATGDPNNDYAVTSGPFKKGDYELNLITVPDGDEDYLNFCPFPFLTRAGTIGDNNQKTNINSQLPLLATVDLPTSLEVNAAMEVPNYDIAPFDPSVDRAQSFRNHLGGWKGPGGAPTLHNVVHTWTGGSWESCSYRYYPGAKTATITNCDGDEKAWPAWITGKRYYVGTMQALQTSANDPVFFIHHANVDRIWAEWQAKEGNGGTDGYPKQGAEGLQAGWGPDDEIAPYAAHKDVPEMTKTGITNASMLDIEKLGYSYEPV
- a CDS encoding DoxX family protein; this translates as MSDQTIPKVLLWTSYILQGIIVVMFVMGAAMNLMENEEAVQNAVAFGYMEHTVFKLGVALLLSTILYAIPRTAVIGALFLTAWLGGAVATHVIHQDPVFNTVFPAIFGVVMWLALWLRDPRVRGMIK
- a CDS encoding cupin domain-containing protein, translated to MNAQEVIDYLELQPLPVEGGYYRQTHRADEIIDKKHFKVDYDEDKAIYTAIYYLLTPDTQSALHWLPTDEIFHFYLGDPVTMLNLFETGTSELITLGQDILKGHQVQYKVPGRTWQGSYLQEGGSFALMGTTMAPGFDFSDFKAADQEALITQFPEQAELIRQLSD